The Ogataea parapolymorpha DL-1 chromosome III, whole genome shotgun sequence nucleotide sequence GACGGCGAAGGACACGAAATTCGACGACTCTGAACTTGTGACTATCTCCATGGCGCGGCCGCCAGACTTTATGCCCGATTCCGTCTCTGCTGTCTTTGGAAAGGCAGATTTTTCGTACTTGAAATTGAAACCAGATCATGCGGCCAGACCTATATGGATCAGCCCGCTCGACGGCAAAATCTTCCTGGAAGGGCTATCACCTCTTTCAGAACAGGCGCAGGATTTCTTGGTGACCATTGCAGAGCCTGTGAGTCGTCCAAGTTTCATCCACGAATACAGAATCACCACACATTCGCTGTATGCGGCAGTTTCTGTTGGACTTGAGACAGACGATATTATTTCTGTTTTGAGCCGACTCTCAAAGGTGCCGTTGGCGTCATCTGTTGTCAACTTTATCAAGCAGGCCACGGTTTCGTACGGTAAGGTGAAGCTGGTTTTGAAGCACAACAGGTACTTTGTGGAAAGTCCACAGGCTGATATTTTGCAGATGCTTCTGAAAGATGAGGTGATTGGAAAATTGCGGATCCAGAGTAGCGAGACGACGGTGACGATGAGTGACGGTTTAG carries:
- a CDS encoding DNA repair helicase RAD25, coding for MATESEIYDEDDIFDSDDSYSSGSDYELSKQAVRSKKRNLQLEQKANDAKEAIRNIEKTAKDTKFDDSELVTISMARPPDFMPDSVSAVFGKADFSYLKLKPDHAARPIWISPLDGKIFLEGLSPLSEQAQDFLVTIAEPVSRPSFIHEYRITTHSLYAAVSVGLETDDIISVLSRLSKVPLASSVVNFIKQATVSYGKVKLVLKHNRYFVESPQADILQMLLKDEVIGKLRIQSSETTVTMSDGLVITKPAQKGDLVIPGTEESKKREQEKKDKQIKTEEQPLAADNGAQDENLENIFATVIGDAGEEEDDDTVHSFEIAHESVEIVKKTVSGD